In Thermocrinis jamiesonii, the genomic stretch ACGCTTAAAATATCCTTTTGGTCTCACAAGCTAAAGGAAGAGTTTAGAAAAACCTTTTTAAAGTCCTTGGAGGAACTGGGAGATGTTAAAGAAGCTTCTGGAGAACGGTAAAGCAATAGCTTTATTGCCTTCCCTTAGTCTGTTTGTGGGAGCGGTGTTTCTTGGTCTTTACGGTATATACGTGCTTTTTGAGACGCTCTACAAGGTCTTAACAGACCAAAGCGCAAGAGATACAGCGGTGCTGGCTACAAAGTTTATCTCCGTGATGGACATCCATCTTCTTTCGGTAATTCTGTATATATTCGCCGTGGGCTTATACGAACTTTTTGTAGGAGAGTTAAAA encodes the following:
- a CDS encoding YqhA family protein, with product MLKKLLENGKAIALLPSLSLFVGAVFLGLYGIYVLFETLYKVLTDQSARDTAVLATKFISVMDIHLLSVILYIFAVGLYELFVGELKLAPWLKIETIDQLKSKLASVIVLILAITFTKNLVEWKNPLDTLLFGLAVSAVIGVLIFYYKIKSEH